One window of Cohnella hashimotonis genomic DNA carries:
- a CDS encoding LacI family DNA-binding transcriptional regulator, producing the protein MKPTTIYDVAREAGVSIASVSNAINGKGKIGKKKREEILKVMERLNYQPSVIASALTGKKTYTLGLLIPDVANPFFAEIARAVEDIAHSAGYSVITCSTDNQDERVLAYIRLLEQKSVDGILIGTGGGADILAQLAEKPLPTVTIAREVQGLPVSGVATDDFRGASLAAAHLLALGHRRMAVLAEDLKVSSSQERVRGFRFSLFEAGIRLEDGDILPCASSIEGGKRATIELLRRSDRPTALFCSNELLAVGALQAAREAGIAVPTGLSVVGYDNTLLSTATNPLLTTIAQPIEQMVKLAFELLIGNGQESAGLVPQRIVMQPELVVRESTAMPQRADRE; encoded by the coding sequence ATGAAACCGACTACGATATACGATGTCGCCAGAGAGGCGGGCGTATCGATCGCCTCCGTCTCCAACGCCATCAACGGCAAAGGCAAGATCGGCAAGAAGAAACGCGAGGAAATTTTGAAGGTGATGGAACGGCTGAACTACCAGCCGAGCGTCATCGCGTCGGCGCTGACCGGCAAGAAGACGTACACGCTGGGTCTGCTCATTCCAGACGTCGCCAACCCGTTTTTCGCGGAGATCGCGCGGGCGGTCGAGGATATCGCCCATTCGGCGGGGTACAGCGTCATTACGTGCAGCACGGACAATCAGGACGAACGCGTGCTGGCGTATATCCGGTTATTGGAGCAAAAAAGCGTCGACGGCATTCTGATCGGCACCGGCGGCGGAGCGGATATTTTGGCGCAGCTCGCGGAGAAGCCGCTGCCGACGGTCACGATCGCCCGCGAGGTGCAGGGCTTGCCGGTCAGCGGCGTAGCCACCGACGACTTCCGGGGAGCGTCGCTCGCCGCCGCGCATCTGCTCGCGCTCGGCCACCGCAGGATGGCGGTGCTTGCAGAAGATTTAAAGGTGAGCAGCAGCCAGGAGCGGGTGCGGGGCTTCCGCTTCTCGTTATTCGAGGCCGGCATCCGGCTCGAAGACGGCGACATCCTCCCCTGTGCCTCCAGCATCGAAGGCGGCAAGCGAGCCACGATCGAGCTTCTGCGGCGCTCCGATCGGCCGACGGCGCTGTTCTGCAGCAATGAACTGCTTGCGGTCGGCGCGCTGCAAGCGGCCAGGGAAGCCGGTATCGCCGTACCTACCGGGCTGTCCGTCGTCGGCTACGACAACACGCTGCTCTCGACGGCGACCAACCCGCTGCTGACGACGATCGCCCAGCCGATCGAGCAGATGGTGAAGCTGGCTTTCGAGCTGCTGATCGGGAACGGGCAAGAGAGCGCCGGCCTCGTTCCCCAGCGGATCGTCATGCAGCCGGAGCTCGTCGTGCGCGAGTCGACGGCCATGCCGCAAAGGGCGGATCGCGAATAG
- a CDS encoding DUF5054 domain-containing protein, with protein MAPIERVHVIFKTHLDIGFTHLAEQVIQQYMDDYIPKAIELAEQLEAAGGAERFVWTTGSWLIRRFLDEARPEDKARMERAIAAGHIAWHGLPFTTHTELMDAALFDAGLAIGRELDVRFGKRTVAAKMTDVPGHTLGMVPLMARSGLRYLHLGVNPASKRPDVPRLFRWQADDGSEIIVNYAGNYGEAVEVEGLGDALLFAHTGDNCGPPDAEEIRAQFSDIQHRYPGAQVLASTMDAFALQLETVRDKLPVVREEIGDTWIHGAGTDPLKLARLRTLQRLRSEWLAAGLLGADEDACRTLDDALLLTAEHTWGLDVKKWLPDFRNYTKADFMEARRRDIVDPHNQPAKFAYIGAFAMDEFDKHSAGLFEGEESVRSYAMIERSWAEQRAYAEKAARALPPTLRAEAERAFAELAPRRTDTAAGFAERRPHERYKSGGFELSFADDGSLSHLADRAGKQWIAEGEGGGIGGYVYETFGTDSYGHYFRTYMQNLPVTHPWADADFGKPGFEFVRPLPSYRAYRPTLVDIKHAADASGERYVLRLRMSEESWTLYGAPRELELTYVFGRGDGDEIGLTLQWFGKDANRLPEASWLGCGLQVGNPNRWTMDKMGSAVSPLQVVQGGNRNLHAVGTGVSYRGADGEADIVTLDAALAAPGERRLLRFDGTFAPLDGGWHFNLHNNIWGTNFPMWYGEDGKFRFRLKLRSNSI; from the coding sequence GTGGCGCCAATCGAACGCGTGCATGTCATTTTTAAAACGCATCTGGATATCGGCTTCACCCACTTGGCGGAGCAAGTCATCCAGCAGTACATGGACGACTATATACCGAAGGCGATCGAACTTGCTGAACAGTTGGAAGCGGCGGGAGGCGCCGAGCGCTTCGTGTGGACGACCGGCTCCTGGCTGATCCGTCGCTTTCTGGACGAGGCGCGGCCTGAGGACAAGGCGCGCATGGAGCGCGCCATCGCGGCGGGACATATCGCCTGGCACGGCCTGCCTTTTACAACGCATACGGAACTGATGGATGCCGCGCTGTTCGACGCCGGTCTTGCGATCGGCCGCGAGCTGGACGTACGGTTCGGCAAGCGGACCGTCGCGGCCAAAATGACGGACGTCCCCGGCCATACGCTTGGCATGGTGCCGCTTATGGCGCGGTCCGGGCTGCGCTACCTGCACCTGGGCGTCAATCCGGCGTCCAAGCGGCCGGACGTGCCGCGCCTGTTCCGCTGGCAGGCCGACGACGGCTCGGAGATCATCGTCAACTACGCCGGCAATTACGGCGAAGCGGTGGAGGTCGAGGGACTCGGCGACGCGCTGCTGTTCGCCCATACCGGCGACAACTGCGGACCGCCGGATGCGGAGGAGATTCGCGCGCAGTTCAGCGATATTCAGCATCGCTATCCGGGCGCGCAGGTGCTGGCTTCGACGATGGACGCCTTCGCGCTGCAGCTTGAGACCGTACGCGACAAGCTGCCTGTCGTTCGCGAGGAGATCGGGGACACCTGGATTCACGGCGCGGGCACCGATCCGCTGAAGCTCGCCAGGCTGCGCACGCTGCAGCGGCTGCGGAGCGAGTGGCTGGCGGCCGGCCTGCTGGGCGCGGACGAGGATGCGTGCCGCACGTTGGACGATGCGCTGCTGCTCACCGCGGAGCATACGTGGGGGCTCGACGTGAAGAAGTGGCTGCCGGATTTCCGGAATTATACGAAGGCCGACTTCATGGAGGCGCGCCGCCGGGACATCGTCGATCCGCACAACCAGCCCGCGAAGTTCGCCTACATCGGCGCGTTCGCCATGGACGAATTCGACAAGCATTCGGCGGGGCTGTTCGAAGGGGAGGAGAGCGTGCGGTCGTACGCCATGATCGAGCGCTCGTGGGCGGAGCAGCGCGCGTATGCGGAGAAGGCGGCCCGGGCGCTGCCTCCGACGCTGCGGGCAGAGGCCGAGAGGGCGTTCGCCGAGCTGGCGCCGCGCCGTACGGATACGGCAGCCGGCTTCGCCGAACGACGCCCGCACGAGCGCTACAAAAGCGGCGGATTCGAGCTCTCTTTTGCGGACGACGGATCGCTCTCGCACCTGGCGGATCGCGCCGGAAAGCAGTGGATCGCCGAAGGCGAGGGCGGCGGAATCGGCGGCTACGTGTACGAGACGTTCGGCACGGACAGCTACGGTCATTATTTTCGTACGTACATGCAGAATCTGCCGGTCACCCATCCGTGGGCCGACGCCGACTTCGGCAAACCCGGCTTCGAGTTCGTCCGTCCGCTGCCGAGCTACCGGGCCTATCGGCCGACGCTGGTCGACATCAAGCATGCGGCGGATGCGTCGGGAGAACGTTACGTGCTGCGCCTGCGCATGTCCGAGGAATCGTGGACGCTGTACGGCGCGCCGCGCGAGCTGGAGCTGACATATGTTTTCGGCAGGGGCGACGGGGACGAGATCGGCCTGACGCTGCAATGGTTCGGCAAGGACGCGAACCGGCTGCCCGAGGCGAGCTGGCTCGGCTGCGGCCTCCAGGTCGGCAATCCGAACCGCTGGACGATGGATAAAATGGGCAGCGCCGTGTCGCCGCTGCAGGTCGTGCAAGGCGGCAACCGCAATCTGCATGCCGTAGGGACCGGCGTGAGCTACCGGGGCGCGGACGGCGAAGCGGACATCGTGACGCTGGACGCCGCGCTGGCGGCCCCGGGCGAGCGGCGTTTGCTCCGCTTCGATGGCACGTTCGCGCCGCTGGACGGCGGCTGGCA